The DNA region TCGCCGCGATCGCCAAATAGGAAACCCACATCGGCAAGTATTGATAAAGCGTATCGAAATGCGGCCCTTGCAGCAGCGACTGGTCCACCCAGATCAATGCCGTCAGCAGGAACGTCAGCAACACGATGTATACGTTGACCCCATAAAGCGCCATATCCAGCTTGACAAAATTGCGTTCCTTGATGCTCTTCCAAAGCAGCGGGAAGAAGTAACGGCGGGCGACCGTAAAGTGTCCCTGCATCCACCGCAAACGCTGGCGCGCCGAAGCTTTGAACGTCAGCGGCTTCTCGTCGAACAGCTTGGCGTCGTAGTTAAACACCGGATACACGCCCCGCTCCACGCAGCGCATCGTAAATTCCAAGTCTTCGACCAAGCTTGTCGCGCCCCAGCCCATCTCTTTGAGCAGGTTCGTTTCAAAGCACATCCCCGTGCCGCCCAGGAAGTTCGCCATGTTCAAATTATGCCGGGACAACTGCCAAAGCCGGTTGCAGTACCAGTACGAGATCCCGTAAGAAGCCGTAATCCAGGAATCCTCCGGGTTCTTCGTGTCGATGTACCCTTGGATCACGCGGGCCCCGGAGCACAGATCGTTGTTCATTTCCCGCAGGAAATCCGGATGCGCCAGATTGTCGGCGTCAAACATCACAATCGCGTCGTACTGGCGCGGCATTTTCCACAGCTGCTTCAGCATCCATTCGATCGCGTAGCCCTTGCCGCGCAAATTCGGATTGCTGCGGACGCAGGCGTTCATGCCGTGGCTGCGGACGATGTCCGCCGTACCGTCCGTGCAGTTATCGCAAATGACAAATACGTCGAACAATTCTTTCGGATAGTTCAGGAGCTTGAGATTTTCCATCAAAGCCCCGACCACTTTTTCTTCGTTGTGCGCCGCGACAAGCACGGCAAAAGATTTGGTTGGCTCGAATTGCCTTTTCGTTTTTTTCTTGTACATGCCGAATAAAGCTAAACCGAACTGATACACCCCAATCACCGCAAGCACCACCTGCAGCGAGACCAAGATGATGTCCAACATGATTTCTTGCCCCCTTTTTAATGCTCCGTTTTCTATCTCTCATGTCCGGAGCGTTTGGTAATAATTGACCCTTTTTTTGTCACTGTCCCTTTTTTTGTCTTTCGAATGGCATTTTTTTCTAATCAAATTAACGTAACGCATTCGATTTTCCACGAATTTGCCGCTTTTGTCAAAGCCACTATAACCCCGCCGTAGCGCAAATATATCCGAAGTCGGTCTATTTTCGCGTACGGGACCGCCGCATCCTGCGTGCAGGTGCGGTTTGTTCTTATTTTCATCACTTTTGGCACTTTTTATTTCAGGTTCCAACTTTTTTTTCATTCTCCGCGTCAAAAAAAGGAACGTTCCATATTTAACAGACGTGACAAAGCGGCAAAAAGTTTACAGATTCCTGCACTTTTTTTTAAACTTTTTTGCTATTATTTGAATCATTGTAAAGGGACGCCGGGCAAAAAGTCAAAACCCGCCGATGTACCCCGAACAAAAAAACAGTTCTTGAAAAGGCCATGGATTAAAAATATGATAAGTCTAACCTGAAAATGCCAACCTACTTTTTAAGCAAAACGTAAAAACGGGCAGTTTTAGGCCGTAGAACGCGGCCAAACCAAACGCGGAGGGATTACATGAATCAGCTCATTCAAAAATTAAAAAACCTGGACCGCCGGATTTTCGTGGGGATCAACGGCCGCTGGCACCGCGAATTTCTCAATTCCTGGCTTTATCGATTAACTTTTTTGGGCGGAGCTACGTTTACGATCGCCTTTTCCTTGCTCATTTGGCTTGCCGCACCCCAGCCCTGGAGCAGGGTAGGCCTGCAATCATGCGTTGCTCTTGCGCTCAGCCATCTTCCCGTCGCGCTCGTCAAAAAAACATATCCGCGCGTTAGGCCTTATTTGACGCTGCCGGGCACGAACACCTTCAGGAATCCGCTGAAGGACCATTCTTTTCCTTCCGGGCATACGACGGCGATTTTTTCGGTAACGGTACCGTTCGTGGCCGCCGCCCCCGGGCTCGGATTTGTGCTTTTGCCCGTGGCGCTGGTGGTCGCCGTTTCGCGGATTTACCTGGGCCTGCATTATCCTTCGGACTGCCTTGCCGGCGCGGTGATCGGTTCTTGCGTGGCCCTCGGCACGGTTGCATTCTGGGCGTAAAGGGGATATTGTAGTTCAGTAGGAAAACCTTGCAGGAAAAGGTGAAACCAAAGTGCATAAACAAAGAGTCTTGCTTTTATCCGAAGGGTTTGGAGCGGGACATACCCAGGCGGCCTATGCGCTCTCCAGCAGTTTACGGAAGCTGGCGCCAAACGTGCAAACGAAAGTCCTGGAGCTCGGCAGTTTTTTGAACCCGAGAGTGGCTCCGCTGTTCATCACCGCGTACAAAAAAACAGTGTCCACCCAGCCCAGGCTCATCCGCATGATGTACCGCAGCAATTACAAAAAATCCATGAACCGATTGACGACGCTTGCTCTACATCGGATTTTTTATACCCGCACCATCCAGATCATACGCCAGTTGCATCCCGACGTGATCGTCTGCACCCACCCGATTCCCAGCGCGGTCATCTCGCGGATGAAGCGGCTGGGCATGCTTGACGTGCCGCTTTGCACCGTAATTACCGATTATGATGTGCACGGGGCGTGGGTAAGCCGGGAAGTGAACTGCTACCTCGTCTCCACCGACCAGGTGCAGCGCAAACTGATGGACCGCGGCGTGGACAAGAGTAAAATCCTGATCACGGGCATTCCCGTGCATCCGAATTTCTGGGAGCGCCACCGCAAAGAAGACATCCGCCTGCAGTTCGGCTTGAAGGACATGCCGACCGTTCTGGTGATGGGCGGCGGCTGGGGGTTTATGAAGGATGAGGCAGTGAACTCGCTGCTGGCCTCATACCGGGAAAATATCCAAATCATTTTCTGCTTCGGCAGCAACGAAAAGTCGCTGGAAAAGATGAAAAAGGATCCTCGCTTCATCCATCCGAATATTCGGCTGCTCGGATTCACGAAGGAAATCGACAAGCTGATGGAAATATCCGACCTGCTGATTACGAAGCCCGGGGGAATGACCTGCTCCGAGGGACTGGCCAAAGGCATCCCGATGCTGTTCCACAAGCCGCTTCCCGGCCAGGAGGAAGAAAATTCCCACTATTTCGCGCAGCAAGGATGGGGGACTCCGATCGATTCCCTGGACGATATCACGAATTGGATCAAACGCCTGACCGACGATTACGAAGAGGTCGTCCGCGCCAGGGAAGACGCGCTGAGCCATATCGCCCGCTTCCGTCCGATGCAGAGCGCCCAGGCCATCATCGATCTTCTTGGAAACACGAATTTCATTCGAAAATAAAACAAGGCGGCGCGAAGGGTATCCCTTTGCGCCGCCTTGTTTTTTCAAGCCCGATCTAAAACCGCTCCAGCTTATGTTCATGATACCGCTGCAGCGCCGCTTCCCCCACAATCACCTCGCAGCGGTAAATCGGCAGGCCTTGACCGACGAACTTGCTTTCGTATTCCGTCATGACATGCCCCTCGTTAACGCCTCCCTCATGCAGGCTGAGTGAAATATCGCTCATCTGCAGCCCGCACGCGGCAAACGAATTCAACGAAAACTCGAACAGAATCCTCGAATCCGTCTTAAAGTGAATTTCCCCCCGCTCGTTCAACAGGGCGCGGTATTTGTCCAAAAATCTGGGGTGCGTCAACCTTCTCCGCCAATGCTTCTTCTTCGGCCAAGGATCGCTGAAATTCAAATAAATCCGCTCCACTTCCCCCGGAGCAAAAAACTCCTCCAGCGATTCGACGTTGCCGAGCGCCAGCCGAACGTTTTCCGGCCGCTCCGCGCCCTGTTCCCGCCAAATCGCCCGCACTTTCTCGCCCGCCCGGCGAATCAGTTCATCGTACATATCCATGCCGATAAAATTGACCTCCGGGTATTTTACGCTCATCCCGCTGATAAACTGTCCTTTTCCCATGCCAAGCTCGATGTGAATCGGCCGTCCGTTGCCGAACGCCTCCGCCCAGCGTCCTTTATATTCCCGGGGATCCAGCACAACCAGGTCGCGCTGCTGCTCCAAATCCTCCCGAATGCCTTTTCTGCCGCGTAAACGCATGTTATTCCTCGCTTTTCTGGTTATTCGTACTTGCAATATTTTGCCGAAGATCGTCATAAAAGTAAAGAGCGGAAAATGAAAAAGGAACCGAAACGAACGCCGGGGAGACGAACGAGTGATTCCTTTTTCGATATATTTTGGAATTGGGGTTCCAACAAATTTAATACATTCAAAATAGCATAATCCGTATTTCACTGCAAGGAAGCTACCAGGCTGTATTCCCCTTTTTTCGAAAAATTTGATACAATGAATCAGGTAGAATCGCCGAAACGACGGGCTTTTCCCAGTGAATAAATATACAAAAAATTTTTTTGACAAAATAAAGGAGCTTGTGATGAGTACACTAATGGCGGACACTCCTGCTTTGTGGGGAGACAAGCGATTTCATACCTGGAATACCGAGATGCGCCGCGAATTCGGGGAAAAAGTGTTCAAGGTGATGCTGGATGCCGGCTTTACCTGCCCCAACCGCGACGGTTCTATCGCCAAAGGCGGCTGCACCTTTTGCAGCGCCCGGGGCTCGGGAGATTTTGCCGGCAGCCGCCGGGACGACCTGGTGACCCAATTCAACCGGATCCGCGACCGGCAGCACCAGAAATGGCCGCAGGCCAAATACATCGGTTACTTCCAGGCCTATACGAACACGTATGCCCCGGTGGAGGTGCTCCGCGAATATTACGAGGCGATCCTCGAACAGCCCGGCGTCGTCGGCTTGTCCATCGCCACCCGGCCGGACTGTCTCCCGGATGACGTCGTCGATTATTTGGCCGAGCTGAACGAGCGGACTTATTTATGGGTCGAGATGGGGCTGCAGAGCATCCATGAATCGACTTCCGAACTGATCAACCGGGCGCATGATACAAAGTGTTATCTTGACGCCGTCGAGAAGCTGCGCAAACGCAACATTCGCGTCTGCACGCATATCATTTACGGCCTCCCCCAGGAAACCCATGAAATGATGCTCGAAACGGGGCGGGCCGTCGCTGCCATGGATGTTCAGGGTATCAAAATCCACCTGCTTCACCTGATGCGCAAAACGCCGATGGTAAAGCAGTATGAAGCCGGACTGCTGCGGTTCCTGGAAATGGACGAATACATCAAGCTGATCGTCGATACGCTGGAGTTTCTGCCGCCGGAGATGATCGTCCACCGCCTGACGGGAGACGCGCCGCGCGACCTGCTGATCGGGCCGATGTGGAGCCTGAAAAAATGGGAAGTGCTGAACGCCATCGACGCCGAGCTGAAACGGCGCGATTCCTGGCAGGGCAAATACTGGAGGGGGCAAGGGGCATGGGTTTCCTCTCGGTGTTAAGCATGGCCCATAAGCTGGCCGGCGAACGGCTGCAGCCGGGCGATGCCGCGGTCGACGCCACCGCCGGCACGGGGGCGGACACGCTGTTTTTGGCCAAAGCCTGCGGACCGAAGGGGCGGGTGTTCGCCTTCGATATTCAACCGCAGGCCTTAAACCTGACCCGGGAGCGGCTTGACAAAGGGGCGCCCTCCCCCCTGGCCGGCGTCACCCTGATCGAACGCAGCCATGCCGAGATGGAGGCTGCTTTGCCCGCCGAGGTCCATGGCCGTTTGGGCGCCGTGATGTTCAATCTCGGCTACCTGCCGGCCGCAGGAGCGGACCCGGCGCTGATCACGCTCCCGGACAGCACGATCCCGGCGCTTGAGGCCGCCGTGCGCCTGCTGCGGCCGCGCGGGATTCTCACCGCCGTCCTCTACCCGGGGCACCCTGGCGGAGAGACCGAAGCCGCAGCCGTGGAAGCCTGGGCCGCGTCACTGTCCGCCGCAGATGGACAAGCGATTGTATACCGGCAGCTGCAAAGGCCAGCCGCGCCTTATCTGGTCGCCGTAGAGAAAAGATAAGCGATGAACGATGAACAGCGAACAATAAACAATAAGCGGCAAACGATAAAAGAAAGGCTGGGGTTTATTCATGGGTATTCGCAAAATCGAGCATGTCGGAATCCGCGTGTCCGCGCTGGAGGATTCGATCGAATTTTACGAGCGGGTTATCGGGCTGAAGCTGCTTCACACGATCGGGGAGGTCGGCGACCCGTTGCGGCTCGCTTTTCTGTCTTTTCCGGGACAGGAGTCAGTAGAGGTAGAACTGGTTAGTTTGCAGGGCGGGGAAGATCTGCCGGGAGAAGGGCGCGTTCACCACATCGCCTTCACCGCCAGCGAGATCGAGGAAGAATACGCCCGCATCGCCGCTTTGGGCCTGTCGGGGCTTGATGGGGAAATCCGCTCGCTCCCGGGTGGCGGCGGCCGCTTTTTCTTCTTTAACGGACCGGACGGCGAGCGGATTGAGTTTTTTCAGCCGGCGGTGACGGTGTGACGGAATTGCGGTGTTATGAAGTTGCAGTGTAACGATGTTGCGGTCGGTGTTGCGGTGTAATGTTGTTGCAGTGTAATGGTGTTGCAGTGTAATGGTGTTGCGGTTTGACGGTGTTGCAGTGTGACGGTGTTAAGGTGTGATAGAGTTACAATGTGACGGAGTGACGGACTGACGAGTGATGGACTGACGAGTGATGGACTGACGAGTGATGGACTGACGGAGTGACCGTCTTCGGGTCGAACGCGGCTTTCCGCTTTCGCAGCATAAAATTGGCAATCAAGCCTTGATCTAACGGGGAAATCCGTGATCTACCGGTGGAGCCGACGCTAAATCAGAGCGGAAAGCTTTTCCCGGTTTTGGCAACGGCTTCGCGGGGGCAGCTTCAGTAATAGTTGCAAAGCGACCGCCCCACTAGGCCGGATTTGGTTAAGGCCTACAGCCGAGTTGATTTTTTTCACGGGAAGAAGGGCAAGCCGATGGAATCAACTGCGAAAGCTGATAGTACATCTCATTTAGGGCTATATAATAAAAAAGTAGACTTTGGCCCGAAATGAACTGCATTTTTACATTTGAACCATCGGATTGACCTGCTTTTAGGCTGATTTTCATTCTGTGAAGTTGAATTGCGTTTTTCTTAACTAATCTGAGAAAGCGAGTGCTGCGCATGGAAGAGCGAACGTTTACGTTCGAAAACAGCGCCGGCCATAACGTGTTCGTCTATCGCTGGAGCGCGGAAGGAGCCGCTCCCCCGCCGCGGGGTGTGCTGCAAATCGCTCACGGCATGGCGGAAACCGCGAAAAGATACGAGCGCCTCGCCCGGGTGTTGACCGCCTGCGGCTTTGTCGTTTACGCCAACGACCATCGCGGCCACGGCCGCACCGCCAGAGGCCCGGAGGAATTGGGCTGGCCCGGCGAAAACGGCTTTAACGGCATGGTGCAGGATCTCATCAACCTTGGCGCAATCATCCGCGGCGAGTACCCGGAGCTGCCGCTGTTTTTGCTCGGCCACAGCATGGGTTCTTTTTTAACGCAAAAAATAATGTATGCTGCACACGAGCCTTACCGCGGGTTCGTCCTTACGGGTACGAACGGGCCGCGCTCGCTGCTCGGCTTCGGCAAAAACCTGGCCCGCCTGCAGGCAAGGTTTCAAGGAGATGATCATCCCAGTTTCCTGATGAACGCGCTCACCTTCGGCGGCTTCAACCGGAAGTTTCTGCCCGCCAGAACTCCGTTTGACTGGTTGTCCCGCGACGAGCTAGAGGTCGACAAATACATAAACGACCCTTACTGTGGTTTTCTGTGCAGCGCCGGTTTTTTTCAGGATTTTTTCGATCTGCTGCAGGAAATCCATCAGCCGGAGCACATGCAGTTTATCCCGAAACATAAGCCGGTCTATATTTTCGCCGGCGACCAGGACCCGGTCGGCTTGCACGGCGAAGGCATTCGGCGGCTGAGCGCTTTGTATTC from Paenibacillus macerans includes:
- a CDS encoding UDP-N-acetylglucosamine--LPS N-acetylglucosamine transferase, whose product is MHKQRVLLLSEGFGAGHTQAAYALSSSLRKLAPNVQTKVLELGSFLNPRVAPLFITAYKKTVSTQPRLIRMMYRSNYKKSMNRLTTLALHRIFYTRTIQIIRQLHPDVIVCTHPIPSAVISRMKRLGMLDVPLCTVITDYDVHGAWVSREVNCYLVSTDQVQRKLMDRGVDKSKILITGIPVHPNFWERHRKEDIRLQFGLKDMPTVLVMGGGWGFMKDEAVNSLLASYRENIQIIFCFGSNEKSLEKMKKDPRFIHPNIRLLGFTKEIDKLMEISDLLITKPGGMTCSEGLAKGIPMLFHKPLPGQEEENSHYFAQQGWGTPIDSLDDITNWIKRLTDDYEEVVRAREDALSHIARFRPMQSAQAIIDLLGNTNFIRK
- a CDS encoding phosphatase PAP2 family protein — encoded protein: MNQLIQKLKNLDRRIFVGINGRWHREFLNSWLYRLTFLGGATFTIAFSLLIWLAAPQPWSRVGLQSCVALALSHLPVALVKKTYPRVRPYLTLPGTNTFRNPLKDHSFPSGHTTAIFSVTVPFVAAAPGLGFVLLPVALVVAVSRIYLGLHYPSDCLAGAVIGSCVALGTVAFWA
- a CDS encoding VOC family protein — translated: MGIRKIEHVGIRVSALEDSIEFYERVIGLKLLHTIGEVGDPLRLAFLSFPGQESVEVELVSLQGGEDLPGEGRVHHIAFTASEIEEEYARIAALGLSGLDGEIRSLPGGGGRFFFFNGPDGERIEFFQPAVTV
- a CDS encoding glycosyltransferase family 2 protein; the protein is MLDIILVSLQVVLAVIGVYQFGLALFGMYKKKTKRQFEPTKSFAVLVAAHNEEKVVGALMENLKLLNYPKELFDVFVICDNCTDGTADIVRSHGMNACVRSNPNLRGKGYAIEWMLKQLWKMPRQYDAIVMFDADNLAHPDFLREMNNDLCSGARVIQGYIDTKNPEDSWITASYGISYWYCNRLWQLSRHNLNMANFLGGTGMCFETNLLKEMGWGATSLVEDLEFTMRCVERGVYPVFNYDAKLFDEKPLTFKASARQRLRWMQGHFTVARRYFFPLLWKSIKERNFVKLDMALYGVNVYIVLLTFLLTALIWVDQSLLQGPHFDTLYQYLPMWVSYLAIAANVFIFLAAMILEKVKSKKVYAYLILFPIYLISWWPITFYAFFTQNNKQWSHTQHTRVVRLEEVQSKQG
- the trmB gene encoding tRNA (guanosine(46)-N7)-methyltransferase TrmB, whose translation is MRLRGRKGIREDLEQQRDLVVLDPREYKGRWAEAFGNGRPIHIELGMGKGQFISGMSVKYPEVNFIGMDMYDELIRRAGEKVRAIWREQGAERPENVRLALGNVESLEEFFAPGEVERIYLNFSDPWPKKKHWRRRLTHPRFLDKYRALLNERGEIHFKTDSRILFEFSLNSFAACGLQMSDISLSLHEGGVNEGHVMTEYESKFVGQGLPIYRCEVIVGEAALQRYHEHKLERF
- a CDS encoding alpha/beta hydrolase gives rise to the protein MEERTFTFENSAGHNVFVYRWSAEGAAPPPRGVLQIAHGMAETAKRYERLARVLTACGFVVYANDHRGHGRTARGPEELGWPGENGFNGMVQDLINLGAIIRGEYPELPLFLLGHSMGSFLTQKIMYAAHEPYRGFVLTGTNGPRSLLGFGKNLARLQARFQGDDHPSFLMNALTFGGFNRKFLPARTPFDWLSRDELEVDKYINDPYCGFLCSAGFFQDFFDLLQEIHQPEHMQFIPKHKPVYIFAGDQDPVGLHGEGIRRLSALYSWLGLQEVEVKLYPGGRHEMLNEINRDEVMNDLADWLERHLPISAEAEGSSS
- a CDS encoding TIGR01212 family radical SAM protein (This family includes YhcC from E. coli K-12, an uncharacterized radical SAM protein.) encodes the protein MSTLMADTPALWGDKRFHTWNTEMRREFGEKVFKVMLDAGFTCPNRDGSIAKGGCTFCSARGSGDFAGSRRDDLVTQFNRIRDRQHQKWPQAKYIGYFQAYTNTYAPVEVLREYYEAILEQPGVVGLSIATRPDCLPDDVVDYLAELNERTYLWVEMGLQSIHESTSELINRAHDTKCYLDAVEKLRKRNIRVCTHIIYGLPQETHEMMLETGRAVAAMDVQGIKIHLLHLMRKTPMVKQYEAGLLRFLEMDEYIKLIVDTLEFLPPEMIVHRLTGDAPRDLLIGPMWSLKKWEVLNAIDAELKRRDSWQGKYWRGQGAWVSSRC
- a CDS encoding tRNA (mnm(5)s(2)U34)-methyltransferase, translating into MGFLSVLSMAHKLAGERLQPGDAAVDATAGTGADTLFLAKACGPKGRVFAFDIQPQALNLTRERLDKGAPSPLAGVTLIERSHAEMEAALPAEVHGRLGAVMFNLGYLPAAGADPALITLPDSTIPALEAAVRLLRPRGILTAVLYPGHPGGETEAAAVEAWAASLSAADGQAIVYRQLQRPAAPYLVAVEKR